Proteins from a single region of Dama dama isolate Ldn47 chromosome 14, ASM3311817v1, whole genome shotgun sequence:
- the FCAMR gene encoding high affinity immunoglobulin alpha and immunoglobulin mu Fc receptor translates to MGLESPAKPGDPKVTSQRAGWRMLLFLLMCLLQAASALKGPRLVSGEPGGAVTIQCWYPRLAINSHQRKYWCRLGPPAGVCRTVVSTNRYTHLRYRGRVALADFPQRGLFVVRLSRLSPEDEGRYRCGLGSSNNALFFSMNLTVSPGLSRTIPTATLAYGELITESSETASPPAAKTCTQANTQTTGRQTTGWDTVALTPGARKTMASATERQTPGPTATVAPGTGSQVERSVRATVPTVQSPASTGRGVTSAAARGLVWSTGDSEATRARASKRKRETTPGADRPREETESVSTTPGTAETATGTIRPSTLASERWMWETLQEETSASEPQSLGSIEGTTPAVAVWTSEPTHVEMASAEGSGEVDLDTPAGDGGPQVMPSQALAAGPPGPPAKESSVKSAPLEEKNFSGILTPVSSALCPLLLVTLVLWKRKLQKKRSSQKTGKSPGVTLIQMTQVPDLGLQPAQPPQVGRKRLQADSPPLHAA, encoded by the exons CCGCCAGTGCACTGAAGGGCCCACGGCTGGTGTCCGGGGAGCCTGGGGGCGCTGTGACCATCCAGTGCTGGTACCCCCGCCTGGCCATCAACAGCCACCAGAGGAAGTACTGGTGCCGCCTCGGGCCCCCGGCGGGGGTCTGCCGCACCGTCGTGTCCACCAACCGCTACACGCACCTGCGCTACCGTGGCCGCGTGGCCCTCGCAGACTTCCCCCAAAGAGGCTTGTTTGTGGTGAGGCTGTCCCGGCTGTCCCCGGAGGACGAGGGGCGCTACCGCTGCGGCCTCGGGAGCTCAAACAACGCGCTGTTCTTCAGCATGAACCTGACGGTCTCTCCAG GTCTTTCCAGAACCATCCCGACAGCCACGCTGGCCTATGGTGAGCTCATCACAGAATCCTCTGAAACAGCATCACCCCCAGCAGCCAAAACATGCACACAAGCAAACACCCAGACAACAGGAAGACAGACGACAGGATGGGATACAGTTGCCCTGACTCCAGGAGCCAGGAAAACCATGGCTTCAGCCACGGAGAGGCAAACCCCAGGACCAACTGCGACGGTGGCTCCAGGGACAGGCAGCCAGGTAGAGCGCTCCGTCAGGGCAACTGTCCCCACTGTGCAGAGTCCGGCTTCAACAGGCAGAGGCGTGACCAGTGCAGCAGCGCGGGGTCTGGTGTGGAGCACCGGCGATTCAGAAGCaaccagggccagggccagcaaAAGGAAGAGGGAAACTACTCCTGGGGCCGACAGGCCAAGGGAGGAGACAGAGAGCGTCAGCACAACTCCGGGCACCGCTGAGACAGCCACAGGGACCATTAGGCCATCGACCCTGGCCTCAGAAAGATGGATGTGGGAAACCCTCCAGGAGGAGACATCGGCTTCTGAGCCACAGAGCCTGGGCTCCATTGAAGGGACCACCCCGGCTGTGGCTGTGTGGACCTCAGAGCCAACCCACGTAGAGATGGCATCTGCGGAGGGAAGCGGTGAAGTTGACCTTGACACGCCTGCCGGAGACGGTGGTCCCCAAGTGATGCCGAGCCAGGCCCTGGCAGCAGGGCCCCCGGGGCCCCCGGCCAAGGAGTCTTCGGTAAAGAG CGCTCCTCTGGAAGAGAAGAACTTCTCCGGGATCCTGACCCCAGTCTCGTCAGCGCTGTGCCCACTTCTGCTGGTGACCCTTGTTCTGTGGAAGAGGAAGCTTCAGAAGAAGAGGAGCT CTCAGAAGACAGGAAAGTCACCAGGGGTCACCTTGATTCAGATGACACAGGTCCCCGACCTGGGCCTCCAGCCAGCCCAGCCACCCCAGGTGGGAAGGAAGAGGCTCCAGGCTGACTCTCCTCCTCTCCACGCCGCCTGA